In the genome of Leishmania mexicana MHOM/GT/2001/U1103 complete genome, chromosome 16, one region contains:
- a CDS encoding putative tubulin tyrosine ligase — protein sequence MELATGHKSGGKGKGVKSLAHGNTPAAAPSKASDNAAAGAAAASATSPHAAAAAVPNKKLTVKKAPAAALARKTKERSRERALSTPTPTPPLLRSPLSARRKTKKSAERLVGGEVQLPPSEATPAPKLKADADSVAQPPRQQADVVDMDEGDQQQQRALPPEDSDDGSCDADGLNNGASARVVAPVTSLAGRRHTKLIIVPGTTNGSSAAAPASSGLGNGRRVGAAPSMSIHSSSGSHHHGDCTLRYRTDLDKQVIHFMFERYQQEQTHPTTSVAVASPLSATNAVAAEGMSARADEVPHTGRGSGGVMQAAGAAAAAAAAATSTSQVRARRISVEEICVYSNSEGEDKNIGLGDWHFFWMHVRRVRHTVCSNFFRWQEQQIINHFPDHAELTRKDLMYKNIRRYLREHQADNYARLTLHTATDWASASAHAADIEGAAGSSVFAGAGVERRLPLSVKSFCFADSVPLTYNIPNDMSMFKEKFQRRRGTQWIVKPTSRSQGKGIFIIDDVRSLQRWLCEKKESDNMTSFLATSPSSRASWVAPSVLQQQRAALLSSIESAPGTASGGNGCSQGSPTSPRFNAASAVTSQTTAGASGSGGGLLGSYIISRYISNPLLIGGKKFDLRLYVLVTSYKPLVAYLHEDGFARFCATRYAGSSLAQEDLGSHLTNVALQKGDEHYNTSHGGKWSFQNLFLYVQKSYGPYTAEGMMKNIEFLIYHSLKAVEPVMFNDKHSYELYGYDILIDDHINPHLIEVNASPSMSTTTLSDRLLKEQVLTDTMKIVFPPGYPASNKGMPYWEYRLRTDLTTRQQTGFRLLQF from the coding sequence ATGGAGCTCGCCACAGGCCACAAGAGCGGTGGCAAGGGCAAGGGTGTCAAGTCGTTGGCGCACGGCAACAcacctgccgcggcgccatcGAAGGCCTCGGAcaatgccgctgctggtgcggctgcggcgtccgCGACGTCACCCcacgcggccgcagcggcagtgccgaATAAAAAATTGACTGTGAAGAAGGCGCCAGCGGCCGCACTGGCACGCAAGACGAAGGAGAGATCCAGGGAAAGGGCGTTGAGCACCCCCACTCCAACGCCTCCGTTGCTACGCTCACCGCTCTCCGCCAGACGTAAGACGAAAAAGTCTGCAGAAAGGctggtgggtggggaggtgcAGCTAccgccgtcggaggcgacgCCGGCACCAAAGCTGAAGGCCGATGCGGATTCGGTAGCGCaaccaccgcggcagcaggcggatGTAGTGGACATGGATGAGGGtgatcagcagcagcagcgtgcgctgccaccagaggacagcgacgacggcagctgcgATGCGGACGGCCTCAACAATGGCGCCTcggcgcgcgtggtggcgccgGTGACGTCGCTGGCTGGAAGGCGGCATACCAAGCTGATCATAGTACCAGGGACCACGAACGGCTCtagtgccgctgcacctgctAGTAGCGGGCTTGGCAACGGCCGCCGCGTGGGTGCGGCGCCAAGTATGTCCattcacagcagcagcggcagtcacCATCACGGAGACTGCACCTTGCGCTACCGCACGGACCTCGACAAGCAGGTAATTCACTTCATGTTCGAGCGCTACCAGCAGGAGCAGACGCATCCGACGACCTCTGTAGCagtggcgtcgccgctgtcggccaccaacgccgtcgccgccgaagGGATGAGTGCGCGGGCGGACGAGGTGCCTCACACGGGCAGGGGCTCCGGGGGAGTGATGCAggcagccggcgctgctgctgctgctgctgctgctgccacctccacctcccagGTGCGTGCGCGACGCATCAGTGTTGAGGAGATTTGCGTTTATTCTAATAGCGAGGGCGAGGACAAGAACATTGGCCTCGGGGATTGGCACTTCTTCTGGATGCACGTTCGGCGCGTCCGCCACACGGTCTGCTCCAACTTTTTCCGGtggcaggagcagcagatcATCAACCACTTCCCCGATCACGCGGAACTGACCCGGAAGGACCTCATGTACAAGAACATCCGGCGCTACTTGCGTGAGCACCAAGCGGACAACTACGCCCGGCTGACACTGCACACCGCCACAGATTGGGCCTCGGCATCGGCCCACGCCGCGGATATCGAGGGCGCAGCAGGGTCGTCCGTGTTCGCGGGCGCTGGCGTTGAGCGCAGGCTGCCGCTTTCTGTCAAGTCGTTCTGCTTTGCCGACAGCGTCCCGCTGACGTACAATATTCCCAACGACATGAGCATGTTCAAGGAGAAGttccagcgccggcgcggcacGCAGTGGATTGTGAAGCCGACGTCGCGGTCACAGGGCAAGGGCATCTTCATCATCGACGACGTCCGCTCCCTGCAGCGCTGGCTGTGTGAGAAAAAGGAATCGGATAACATGACCTCCTTCCTGGCCACGAGCCCCTCTAGCCGAGCCAGCTGGGTCGCGCCGTCGGTTCTGCAGCAACAGCGCGCCGCACTTTTGAGCAGCATAGAGTCCGCACCGGGTACCgcgagcggcggcaacggaTGCTCGCAGGGGAGCCCGACCTCCCCTCGCTTcaacgccgccagcgcagtgACATCTCAGACCACAGCCGGCGCtagtggcagcggtggtgggtTGCTTGGCTCGTACATTATCAGCCGCTATATCTCCAACCCGCTGCTGATCGGTGGCAAGAAGTTCGACCTGCGCCTGTACGTTCTCGTCACGTCCTACAAACCTCTCGTGGCGTACCTGCACGAAGACGGCTTTGCCCGATTCTGCGCGACGCGATACGCTGGCAGCAGCCTGGCCCAGGAGGACCTCGGCTCCCACTTGACGAACGTTGCCTTGCAGAAAGGCGACGAGCACTACAACACCTCGCACGGTGGCAAGTGGTCTTTCCAGAACCTATTCCTCTACGTGCAGAAGAGCTACGGCCCGTACACGGCGGAGGGCATGATGAAGAATATTGAGTTTCTCATCTACCACTCGCTCAAGGCGGTGGAGCCGGTAATGTTCAACGACAAGCACTCGTACGAGCTCTACGGCTACGACATCCTCATCGACGACCACATCAACCCCCACCTGATCGAAGTAAACGCGTCGCCGTCCATGTCGACGACGACATTGTCGGACCGGCTGCTCAAGGAGCAGGTGCTAACCGATACCATGAAGATAGTATTTCCTCCTGGGTACCCGGCAAGCAATAAAGGGATGCCGTACTGGGAATACCGTCTTCGCACCGACCTGACGACGCGGCAACAGACGGGCTTCAGGCTGTTGCAGTTCTAA